One Aegilops tauschii subsp. strangulata cultivar AL8/78 chromosome 7, Aet v6.0, whole genome shotgun sequence genomic window carries:
- the LOC141026772 gene encoding protein STRICTOSIDINE SYNTHASE-LIKE 10-like, with the protein MCNPRTGNVTVLRSGLAFPNGMAVTLLLRHWLHAPTAGETEVLAELPRYPDNVHPDRGDQGWVLGGLEPKKAVGIERYHGELHEGRQGCRHRRCQERQGGRGAAGFSDSTVSEVVEGNGLLWIGSVDTPYVRLFKFASL; encoded by the exons ATGTGCAACCCGCGGACCGGCAATGTCACCGTGCTCAGGTCCGGCCTGGCCTTCCCCAACGGCATGGCTGTGACTCT GCTGCTTCGTCACTGGCTGCACGCACCCACGGCAGGGGAAACGGAGGTGCTTGCCGAGCTGCCGCGGTACCCGGACAACGTGCACCCCGACAGAGGAGACCAGGGATGGGTACTGGGTGGGCTTGAACCGAAAAAAGCAGTGGGAATAGAACGGTACCATGGCGAACTCCATGAGGGCCGTCAGGGTTGTCGTCACCGGAGATGTCAAGAACGGCAGGGTGGCCGTGGCGCTGCGGGGTTCAGCGACTCCACGGTGAGCGAGGTGGTGGAGGGGAACGGGTTGCTGTGGATCGGCTCCGTTGACACGCCCTACGTCCGTCTCTTCAAGTTTGCATCTCTCTAG